A region of Micromonospora chokoriensis DNA encodes the following proteins:
- a CDS encoding alpha/beta fold hydrolase yields MPRMETEQRIVTANGITQAVRVAGPTDGTPVLLIHGNCSSALFWEPLVRRLPPTQRVVAPDLRGYGDSATAPVDATRGLRDFTDDVAALLDDRTLFAADARPVVVGHSLGGGVAMRLLVDHPHRVGALLLAAPVSPYGFGGTRDLIGTPTTPDFAGTGAGTANQDFVARLAAGDRGVDAPASPRGVLRATYVADPASLGADEDLLLDTVLSTATGDDNYPGTAVPSDNWPGTAPGERGVLNALAPTWFRVADDLVAVAEKPPIAWVRGDADVIVSDTSLFDLAYLGSLGVVPGWPGEEVCPPQPMVGQTRAVLERYAAEGGAYHEVVLPGCGHSPHLERPTEFVAELLALTSTATT; encoded by the coding sequence ATGCCGCGGATGGAGACCGAGCAGCGGATCGTGACGGCGAACGGCATCACCCAGGCGGTACGCGTGGCCGGCCCGACCGACGGCACTCCGGTGCTGCTGATCCACGGCAACTGCTCGTCCGCGCTGTTCTGGGAACCGCTGGTCCGCCGCCTGCCACCGACGCAGCGGGTGGTCGCCCCCGACCTGCGCGGGTACGGCGACTCCGCGACCGCCCCGGTGGACGCCACCCGGGGCCTGCGGGACTTCACCGACGACGTGGCCGCTCTGCTGGACGACAGAACGCTCTTCGCGGCCGACGCCCGCCCGGTGGTGGTCGGGCACTCCCTCGGTGGCGGAGTGGCGATGCGCCTGCTGGTCGACCATCCGCACCGGGTGGGCGCGCTGCTGCTCGCAGCGCCCGTCTCCCCGTACGGGTTCGGCGGCACCCGTGACCTGATCGGCACGCCGACCACCCCCGACTTCGCCGGCACCGGCGCCGGCACCGCCAATCAGGACTTCGTCGCCCGGCTCGCGGCCGGCGACCGGGGCGTGGACGCGCCGGCCAGCCCCCGCGGCGTGCTGCGAGCCACCTATGTGGCCGATCCCGCCTCGCTCGGCGCTGACGAGGACCTGCTGCTGGACACCGTGCTCTCCACCGCCACCGGGGACGACAACTACCCGGGCACGGCGGTGCCCTCGGACAACTGGCCCGGCACCGCGCCGGGGGAGCGTGGCGTGCTCAACGCGCTCGCGCCGACCTGGTTCCGGGTCGCCGACGACCTGGTGGCCGTCGCCGAGAAACCCCCGATCGCCTGGGTACGCGGAGACGCCGACGTCATCGTCTCGGACACCTCACTGTTCGACCTGGCGTACCTGGGTTCGCTGGGTGTGGTGCCCGGCTGGCCGGGCGAGGAGGTCTGTCCTCCGCAGCCGATGGTCGGACAGACCCGCGCGGTGCTGGAGCGGTACGCGGCGGAAGGTGGGGCGTACCACGAGGTGGTGTTGCCCGGCTGTGGGCACAGCCCGCACCTGGAACGTCCGACGGAGTTCGTCGCGGAGCTGCTCGCCCTGACCAGCACGGCGACCACCTAG
- a CDS encoding 3-hydroxyacyl-CoA dehydrogenase family protein has protein sequence MGAGIVEVFARNGIDVVAVEISEPALERGRATLTGSTDRAVAKGKLAAADRDALHERVHFAVGLNALHSVDLVIEAVPEHLDLKQRIFAELDRVCRPETILATNTSSLSVTEISVATSRPNQVIGIHFFNPAPVMKLVEVVRTVVTSPEVVADVEALCARLGKVDVTINDRAGFIANALLFGYLNHAVGMVESHYATREDIDAAMKLGCGLPMGPLALMDLIGLDTAYEILDTMYRRGGRDRRHAPVPLLKQMVTAGLLGRKSGRGFYTYERPGSPKVVPDETTPLATDTAVAGGTRAITKIGIVGSGTMATGIIEVFAKAGYEVVSVTRGVEKSATVCEAVKTSLNKGVVRGRLTEDDRDAALGRITWSATLDHLADVDLVVEAVVEELSVKKALFASLDEICKPGVVLATTTSSLPVIDVAMATQRPADVVGLHFFNPAPVMPLVEVVRTIRTSPETTATARAVCAALGKTGVVCGDRSGFIVNALLFPYLNDAVKMLEASYSTADDIDHAMKLGCGYPMGPFELLDVVGLDVSLAIQRELYLELREPGFAPAPLLEHLVTAGYLGRKTRRGFRDHSHR, from the coding sequence ATGGGTGCCGGCATCGTCGAGGTCTTCGCCCGCAACGGCATCGACGTCGTGGCCGTGGAGATCTCCGAGCCGGCGCTGGAGCGCGGCCGGGCCACCCTCACCGGCTCCACCGACCGGGCGGTGGCCAAGGGCAAGCTCGCCGCGGCGGACCGCGACGCCCTGCACGAGCGGGTGCACTTCGCGGTCGGGCTGAACGCCCTGCACTCCGTCGACCTGGTCATCGAGGCGGTGCCCGAGCACCTGGACCTCAAGCAGCGGATCTTCGCGGAGCTGGACCGGGTCTGTCGGCCGGAGACCATCCTCGCCACCAACACCTCCTCGCTGAGCGTCACCGAGATCTCGGTGGCCACCAGCCGGCCCAACCAGGTGATCGGCATCCACTTCTTCAACCCGGCGCCGGTGATGAAGCTGGTCGAGGTGGTCCGCACCGTCGTCACCTCGCCCGAGGTGGTCGCCGACGTCGAGGCGCTCTGCGCCCGGCTCGGCAAGGTCGACGTCACCATCAACGACCGGGCCGGCTTCATCGCGAACGCGCTGCTCTTCGGTTACCTCAACCACGCGGTCGGCATGGTCGAGTCGCACTACGCGACGCGGGAGGACATCGACGCCGCCATGAAGCTCGGCTGCGGCCTGCCGATGGGCCCGCTGGCGCTGATGGACCTGATCGGTCTGGACACCGCGTACGAGATCCTGGACACCATGTACCGGCGCGGTGGCCGGGACCGCCGACACGCCCCGGTGCCACTGCTCAAGCAGATGGTGACGGCAGGGCTGCTCGGCCGGAAGTCGGGTCGGGGTTTCTACACCTACGAGCGGCCCGGCTCGCCGAAGGTCGTACCCGATGAGACGACGCCGCTGGCCACGGACACCGCGGTCGCCGGCGGCACGCGCGCCATCACCAAGATCGGCATTGTGGGTTCCGGGACGATGGCCACCGGGATCATCGAGGTCTTCGCGAAGGCCGGCTACGAGGTCGTCTCGGTGACCCGTGGCGTGGAGAAGTCCGCGACGGTCTGCGAGGCCGTGAAGACCTCGCTGAACAAGGGCGTGGTGCGGGGCAGGCTCACCGAGGACGACCGGGACGCCGCGCTCGGCCGGATCACCTGGTCGGCCACGCTGGACCACCTCGCCGACGTCGACCTGGTGGTCGAGGCGGTGGTCGAGGAGTTGAGCGTCAAGAAGGCCCTCTTCGCGAGCCTCGACGAGATCTGCAAGCCGGGCGTCGTGCTGGCGACCACCACCTCCTCGCTGCCGGTGATCGACGTGGCGATGGCCACCCAGCGGCCGGCCGACGTGGTGGGGCTGCACTTCTTCAACCCGGCGCCGGTCATGCCGCTGGTCGAGGTGGTCCGCACCATCCGCACCTCACCGGAGACCACCGCCACCGCCCGCGCGGTCTGCGCCGCGCTCGGCAAGACCGGCGTGGTCTGCGGCGACCGGTCCGGGTTCATCGTCAACGCGCTGCTCTTCCCGTACCTGAACGACGCGGTGAAGATGTTGGAGGCCAGCTACTCGACGGCCGACGACATCGACCACGCCATGAAGCTGGGCTGCGGCTACCCGATGGGCCCGTTCGAGCTGCTCGACGTGGTCGGGTTGGACGTTTCGCTGGCCATCCAGCGCGAGCTTTACCTGGAGCTGCGCGAGCCCGGCTTCGCGCCCGCGCCGCTGTTGGAACACCTGGTCACCGCCGGCTACCTGGGCCGCAAGACCCGCCGAGGCTTCCGCGACCACTCGCACCGCTGA
- a CDS encoding SigE family RNA polymerase sigma factor: MTFEEYVSSRGPALVRLARLLTGDAHRAEDLTQEVLSQAYVQWRRIARADRPDVYVRRMLVNANNSWWRRRSSRELVVDTFADRPHRGDLGGEAADRDEMWRLILDLPDRQRAVLVLRYYEDLDDTTIAQILDCSPVTVRTHAMRALANLRERCGAPTTNGSRP, translated from the coding sequence GTGACCTTCGAGGAGTACGTCAGCAGCCGGGGCCCGGCGCTGGTCCGGCTCGCCCGGTTGCTGACCGGTGACGCCCACCGGGCCGAGGACCTCACCCAGGAGGTGCTGTCCCAGGCGTACGTGCAGTGGCGCCGGATCGCCCGCGCCGACCGGCCCGACGTGTACGTGCGCCGCATGCTGGTCAACGCCAACAACTCCTGGTGGCGTCGCCGGTCGAGCCGTGAGCTGGTCGTCGACACCTTCGCCGACCGGCCGCACCGTGGCGACCTCGGCGGCGAGGCGGCGGACCGGGACGAGATGTGGCGGCTGATCCTCGACCTGCCCGACCGCCAGCGCGCGGTGCTGGTGCTGCGCTACTACGAGGACCTCGACGACACGACGATCGCCCAGATCCTGGACTGCTCGCCGGTCACCGTCCGCACCCACGCGATGCGGGCGCTCGCCAACCTGCGGGAGCGCTGCGGTGCCCCGACCACGAACGGGAGCCGACCATGA
- a CDS encoding alpha/beta hydrolase — translation MSTAIRASSILPGRRENIELHTADGLRLVGELALPADRPPVATLVCLHPLPTHGGMMDSHVFRKAAWRLPALADLAVLRFNTRGTSSLRGTSEGEFDRAVGERYDVAAAIEYAEFAELPDIWLVGWSFGTDLALKYGCDPAIAGAILLSPPLRFSTPEDLATWAASERPLTALVPEFDDYLRPTEARERFGAVPHAEVVGVPGAKHLWVGDAETVLDEIVRRVNPAVEVPLPRTWDGPMEAGDVSAYADRTVASFADTPVPQPGD, via the coding sequence GTGAGCACAGCGATCCGCGCCTCGTCGATCCTGCCCGGCCGCCGGGAGAACATCGAGCTGCACACCGCCGACGGTCTGCGGCTGGTCGGCGAGTTGGCGCTGCCGGCCGACCGGCCGCCGGTGGCCACCCTGGTCTGCCTGCACCCGCTGCCCACCCACGGCGGGATGATGGACAGCCACGTCTTCCGCAAGGCGGCCTGGCGGTTGCCCGCGCTGGCCGACCTGGCGGTGCTGCGGTTCAACACCCGGGGCACCAGCAGCCTGCGCGGCACCAGCGAGGGCGAGTTCGACCGTGCGGTGGGCGAGCGGTACGACGTGGCCGCCGCCATCGAGTACGCCGAGTTCGCCGAGCTGCCCGACATCTGGCTCGTCGGCTGGTCGTTCGGCACCGACCTGGCCCTCAAGTACGGTTGCGACCCGGCGATCGCCGGGGCGATCCTGCTCTCCCCGCCGCTGCGCTTCTCGACCCCGGAGGACCTGGCCACCTGGGCCGCCTCGGAGCGGCCGTTGACGGCGCTCGTGCCGGAGTTCGACGACTACCTGCGGCCGACCGAGGCGCGGGAGCGGTTCGGTGCGGTGCCGCACGCCGAGGTGGTCGGGGTGCCCGGCGCCAAGCACCTCTGGGTCGGTGACGCGGAGACGGTGCTCGACGAGATCGTCCGGCGGGTCAACCCCGCCGTCGAGGTGCCACTGCCGAGGACCTGGGACGGCCCGATGGAGGCCGGCGACGTCAGCGCGTACGCCGACCGGACGGTCGCGTCGTTCGCGGACACGCCGGTGCCGCAGCCGGGCGACTGA
- a CDS encoding AI-2E family transporter, with protein MPQRGPSAGDPDKPEGPTDKPTGPPDTPADPPPTAPAEVPPPVPVPAPGIDPDEPPAVPSGKFGTPGRPLRRSSFLIGFTGALGVLLAYTLYLGIRNAGGILVLVVIALFLAVGLNPAVVRLRRWGVPHGLAVAFVALTVVLLLCGGVVALVPPIVTQSGQFIDQIPSLLDELRRNPTVNDLVERYDVVERVQGAANAETVGRALGGVLGGAQLIFGTVFRTLTVLVLTIYFLAYFNKLRALGYALVPRSRRERVQLIGDEILAKVGAYMVGALSIAVLAGAITFVFALIVGLPYPFALAVVVAVTDLIPQIGATLGAVIVSLVGFAADLPTGIACAVFFLVYQQAENYLIYPKVMRRSVEVNEVAALLAALLGVALLGVVGALIAIPTVAALQLILREVVLPRQERG; from the coding sequence GTGCCGCAGCGAGGCCCGTCAGCCGGTGACCCGGACAAGCCGGAAGGGCCGACAGACAAGCCGACCGGCCCCCCGGACACACCGGCCGATCCCCCGCCGACCGCGCCGGCCGAGGTGCCGCCTCCGGTGCCGGTCCCCGCGCCGGGGATCGACCCGGACGAGCCACCGGCTGTCCCGTCCGGGAAGTTCGGCACCCCGGGGCGCCCGTTACGTCGCAGCAGCTTCCTGATCGGCTTCACGGGTGCGCTGGGCGTGCTGCTGGCGTACACCCTGTATCTGGGGATTCGCAATGCCGGCGGCATCCTGGTGCTGGTGGTGATCGCGCTCTTCCTGGCGGTCGGTCTCAACCCGGCGGTGGTCCGACTGCGCCGCTGGGGTGTGCCGCACGGCCTGGCGGTGGCGTTCGTGGCGTTGACGGTGGTGCTGCTGCTCTGCGGCGGCGTCGTCGCGCTGGTCCCGCCGATCGTCACCCAGTCGGGGCAGTTCATCGACCAGATTCCCAGCCTGCTCGACGAGCTGCGCCGCAATCCGACGGTCAACGATCTGGTGGAGCGGTACGACGTGGTGGAGCGCGTGCAGGGCGCGGCCAACGCGGAGACTGTCGGCCGGGCGCTGGGCGGGGTGCTCGGTGGGGCCCAACTGATCTTCGGCACGGTGTTCCGGACGCTCACCGTGCTGGTGCTGACAATCTACTTCCTGGCCTACTTCAACAAGCTGCGCGCCCTGGGCTACGCGCTGGTGCCCCGCTCGCGACGGGAGCGGGTGCAGCTGATCGGCGACGAGATCCTGGCCAAGGTGGGCGCCTACATGGTCGGCGCGTTGAGCATCGCGGTCCTGGCCGGGGCGATCACCTTCGTGTTCGCGCTGATCGTCGGGCTGCCGTACCCGTTCGCGTTGGCGGTGGTGGTCGCGGTGACCGACCTGATCCCGCAGATCGGCGCGACCCTGGGCGCGGTGATCGTGAGCCTGGTCGGCTTCGCCGCCGACCTGCCCACCGGCATCGCCTGCGCGGTGTTCTTCCTCGTCTACCAGCAGGCCGAGAACTACCTGATCTACCCGAAGGTGATGCGGCGCTCGGTCGAGGTCAACGAGGTGGCGGCCCTGCTCGCCGCGCTGCTCGGAGTGGCGCTGCTGGGTGTGGTGGGCGCGCTGATCGCCATCCCCACGGTGGCCGCGCTGCAACTGATCCTGCGCGAGGTGGTGCTGCCCCGCCAGGAGAGAGGGTGA
- a CDS encoding DUF397 domain-containing protein, which yields MDLTGADWRTSSRSGNGECVEVADNLPGVVGVRDSKDPDGPVLVFAPAAWRAFVAVAGRPTA from the coding sequence ATGGACCTGACCGGCGCAGACTGGCGTACGTCGAGCCGAAGCGGCAACGGGGAGTGCGTCGAGGTGGCGGACAATCTGCCCGGGGTGGTGGGCGTGCGGGACAGCAAGGACCCGGACGGCCCGGTCCTGGTCTTCGCGCCAGCCGCCTGGCGGGCGTTCGTCGCCGTCGCCGGTCGACCCACCGCCTGA